The Piliocolobus tephrosceles isolate RC106 chromosome 2, ASM277652v3, whole genome shotgun sequence genome window below encodes:
- the IGSF10 gene encoding immunoglobulin superfamily member 10 isoform X1: MKVKGRGITCLLVSFAVICLIATPGVRACPRRCACYMPTEVHCTFRYLTSIPDSIPPNVERINLGYNSLVRLMETDFSGLTKLELLMLHSNGIHTIPDKTFSDLQALQVLKMSYNKVRKLQKDTFYGLRSLTRLHMDHNNIEFINPEVFYGLNFLRLVHLEGNQLTKLHPDTFVSLSYLQIFKISFIKYLYLSDNFLTSLPQEMVSYMPTLESLYLHGNPWTCDCHIKWLSDWIQEKPDVIKCKKDRSPSSLQQCPLCMNPRTSKGKPLAMVSAAAFQCAKPTIDSSLKSKSLTILEDSGSAFISLQGFMAPFGSLTLNMTDQSGNEANMVCSIQKPSRISPIAFTEENDYIVLNTSFSTFLVCNLDYSHIQPMWQVLALYSDSPLVLERSHLLSETPQLYYKYKQVAPKPEDIFTNIEADLRADPSWLMQDQISLQLNRTTTTLSTLQIQYSSDAQITLPRAEMRPVKHKWTMISRDNNTKLEHTVLVGGTIGLNCPGQGDPTPHLEWLLADGSKVRAPYVSEDGRILIDKSGKLELQMADSFDTGIYHCISSNYDDADILTYRITVVEPSVEAYQGNGIPHIVFAGETLDLPCHSTGIPDASISWVLPGNTVLYQSSRDKKVLNNGTLRILHATPEDQGYYRCVAANPSGVDFLIFHVSVKMKGQRPLEHDAEIEGSGFDESNPIAHLKGPPGAPLHTSVPMEAEVGKHALSTSKRQNYRELILQRRGDSTHRRFRENRRHFPPSARRIDPQHWEALLEKAKKNAVPEKRENTIVSPPPMVTQLPNIPGEEDDSSGMLTLHEESMVLATKTSNLLARTVTADSRTISDSPMTNITSGTEFSPVVSSQILPPEEPIDFKLSTAIKTIAMSKNINPTMSSQMQGTPNQHSSTVFPLLPGATEFQDPDQMGRGRKHFQRAPPITARTMIKDINVKMLNSTTNKVLLESVNTTNSHQTSVREVSEPRHNHFYSHTTQILSTSTFPLDPHRAAHSQFLIPRNSTVNIPLFRRFGRWRKIGRRGRIISPYRTPVLRRHRYSIFRSTTSSSSEKSTTAFSATVFNVTCLSCLPGERLTTATAALSFPSAAPITFPKTDITRVPTEESTTLVQNPLLLLENKPNVDSETTTPTIKYFSTEISQVTPTGAVMMYAPTSIPMEKTHKVNASYPHVSSTNEAKRDSVTTSSLSDAITKPPMTIIATTRFSRRKIPWHQNFVNNHYPKGRLRNQHKVSLQKSTAVILPKTSPALPRGKVSPFYFTTLSASVMQIPSNTLTTTHHTTTKTHNSGSLPTMKELPFPPLNSMLPNISKDSNTISIISTQTAIPATTPTFPASVITYETQTERSRAPTVPREQEPQKNRTDPYISPDQSSGFTTSTAMTPPVLTTAEISVKPSVSAFTHSPPENTTGISSTISFHSRTLNLTDVIEELAQVSIQTLKSTISSETTLSSKSHQSTTTRKAIIRHSTMPPFLSSSATLMPVPISPPFTQRAVTDNMETPISGLMTNAVVKLHEPSRHNAKSQQLVAEGATSPKAHPNAKFTIGTTHFIYSNLLHSTPMPALITVKSQNSKLTPSPWAEKQFWHKLYSEIAEKVKKPEVSMLTTTGLPEVTTLASDWDGQKSDFDKKLVQEATTSKLLPFDSLSRNIFEKPRIVGGKAASFTIPANSDAFLPCEAVGNPLPTIRWTRVPSGLDLSKRKQNSRVEVLPNGTLSIQRVEIQDRGQYLCSASNLFGTDHLRVTLSVVSYPPRILERRTKEITVHSGSTVELKCRAEGRPNPTVTWILANQTVVSESSQGSRQAVVTVDGTLVIHNLSIYDRGFYKCVASNPAGQDSLLVKIQVIAAPPVILEQKRQVIVGTWGESLKLPCTAKGTPEPSVYWVLSDGTEVKPLQFTNSKLFLFSNGTLYIRNLASSDRGTYECIATSTTGSERRVVMLTMEERVTSPRIEVASQKRTEVNFGDKLLLNCSATGEPKPQIMWRLPSKAVVDQQHRMGSRIHVYPNGSLFIGSVTEKDSGVYLCVARNKMGDDLILMYVSLRLKPAKIDHKRYFRKQVLHGKDFQVDCKASGSPTPEISWSLPDGTMINNAMQADDSGHRTRRYTLFNNGTLYFNKVGVAEEGDYTCYAQNTLGKDEMKVHLTVITAAPRIRQGNKTNERIKAGDTAVLDCEVTGDPKPKIFWLLPSNDMISFSIDRYTFHVNGSLTINKVKLLDSGEYVCVARNPSGDDTKMYKLEVVSKPPLINGLYTNRTVIKATAVRHSKKHFDCRAEGTPSPEVMWIMPDSILLTAPYYGSRITVYTNGTLEIRNVRLSDSADFICVARNEGGESVLVVQLEVLEMLRRPTFRNPFNEKIVAQLGKSTALNCSVDGNPPPEIIWILPNGTRFSNGPQGYQYLIASNGSFIIYKTTREDAGKYRCAARNKVGYIEKLVILEIGQKPVILTYAPGTVKGISGESLSLHCVSDGIPKPNIKWTMPSGYVVDRPQTNGKYILHDNGTLVIKEATAYDRGNYICKAQNSVGHTLITVPVMIVAYPPRITNRPPTSIVTRTGAAFQLHCVALGVPKPEITWEMPAHSLLSTASKERTRGSKQLHLQGTLVIQNPQTSDSGIYKCTAKNPLGSDYAATYIQVI, translated from the exons atgtaataaaatgcaaaaaagataGAAGTCCTTCTAGTCTTCAGCAATGTCCACTTTGCATGAACCCTAGGACTTCTAAAGGCAAGCCCTTAGCTATGGTCTCAGCTGCAGCTTTCCAGTGTGCCAAGCCAACCATTGACTCATCCCTGAAATCAAAGAGCCTGACTATTCTGGAAGACAGTGGTTCTGCTTTCATCTCTCTCCAAGGTTTCATGGCACCCTTTGGCTCCCTCACTTTGAATATGACAGACCAGTCTGGAAATGAAGCTAACATGGTCTGTAGTATTCAAAAGCCCTCAAGGATATCACCTATTGCATTCACTGAAGAAAATGACTACATCGTGCTAAATActtcattttcaacatttttggtATGCAACCTAGATTACAGTCACATTCAGCCAATGTGGCAAGTTCTGGCTTTGTACAGTGATTCTCCTCTGGTACTAGAAAGGAGTCACTTGCTTAGTGAAACACCACAGCTCTATTACAAATATAAGCAGGTGGCTCCTAAGCCTGAAGACATTTTTACCAACATAGAGGCAGATCTCAGAGCAGATCCCTCTTGGTTAATGCAAGACCAAATTTCCTTGCAGCTGAACAGAACTACCACCACACTCAGTACATTACAGATCCAGTACTCCAGTGATGCTCAAATCACTTTACCAAGAGCAGAGATGAGGCCAGTGAAACACAAATGGACTATGATTTCAAGGGATAATAATACTAAGCTGGAACATACTGTCTTGGTAGGTGGAACCATTGGCCTGAACTGCCCAGGCCAAGGAGACCCCACCCCACACTTGGAGTGGCTTCTAGCTGATGGAAGTAAAGTGAGAGCCCCTTATGTCAGTGAGGATGGACGGATACTAATAGACAAAAGTGGAAAATTGGAACTCCAGATGGCTGATAGTTTTGACACAGGCATATATCACTGTATAAGCAGCAATTATGATGATGCAGATATTCTCACCTATAGGATAACTGTGGTAGAACCTTCTGTTGAAGCCTATCAGGGAAATGGGATTCCTCACATAGTTTTTGCTGGTGAAACTCTTGATCTTCCATGCCATTCTACTGGTATCCCAGATGCCTCTATTAGCTGGGTTCTTCCAGGAAACACTGTGCTCTATCAGTCTTCAAGAGACAAGAAAGTTCTTAACAATGGAACATTAAGAATATTACATGCCACCCCAGAAGACCAAGGTTATTATCGCTGTGTGGCAGCCAACCCATCAGGGGTTGATTTTTTGATTTTCCACGTTTCAGTCAAGATGAAAGGACAAAGGCCCTTGGAGCATGATGCAGAAATAGAGGGATCTGGATTTGATGAGTCCAATCCTATTGCTCATCTTAAGGGGCCACCAGGTGCACCACTCCATACATCTGTTCCgatggaggctgaggttggaaaaCACGCCTTAAGCACAAGTAAGAGGCAAAACTATCGGGAATTAATACTCCAGCGACGTGGAGATTCAACGCATAGACGTTTTAGGGAGAATAGGAGGCATTTCCCTCCCTCTGCTAGGAGAATTGACCCACAACACTGGGAAGCACTGTTGGAGAAAGCTAAAAAGAATGCTGTGCCAGAGAAGCGAGAAAATACCATAGTAAGCCCACCCCCAATGGTCACCCAACTCCCAAACATACCTGGTGAAGAAGATGATTCCTCAGGCATGCTTACTCTACATGAGGAATCTATGGTCCTGGCCACTAAAACTTCGAACCTTCTAGCAAGGACAGTGACTGCTGACTCCAGAACAATATCTGATAGTCCTATGACAAACATAACTTCTGGCACAGAATTCTCTCCTGTTGTGAGTTCACAAATACTACCACCTGAAGAACCCATAGATTTCAAACTATCTACTGCTATTAAAACTATAGCCATGTCAAAGAATATAAACCCAACCATGTCAAGCCAAATGCAAGGCACACCCAATCAACATTCATCCACTGTCTTTCCACTACTACCTGGAGCAACTGAATTTCAGGACCCTGACCAgatgggaagaggaaggaagcatttccaaagagcacccccaaTAACAGCAAGGACTATGATCAAAGATATCAATGTCAAAATGCTTAATAGCACCACCAACAAAGTATTATTAGAGTCAGTAAATACCACAAATAGTCATCAAACATCTGTAAGAGAAGTCAGTGAGCCCAGGCACAACCACTTCTATTCTCATACTACTCAAATACTTAGCACCTCCACGTTCCCTTTAGATCCACACAGAGCTGCTCATTCTCAGTTTCTGATCCCTAGAAATAGTACAGTTAACATCCCGCTGTTCAGacgctttgggaggtggaggaaaaTTGGCAGAAGGGGGCGGATTATCAGCCCATATAGAACTCCAGTTCTCCGACGGCATAGATACAGCATTTTCAGGTCAACAACCAGCAGTTCTTCTGAGAAAAGCACTACTGCATTCTCAGCCACAGTGTTCAATGTGACATGCCTGTCCTGTCTTCCTGGGGAGAGGCTCACCACTGCTACAGCAGCATTGTCTTTTCCAAGTGCTGCTCCCATCACCTTCCCCAAAACTGACATTACCAGAGTCCCAACAGAAGAGTCTACAACTCTAGTCCAGAATCCACTATTACTACTTGAGAACAAACCCAATGTAGATAGTGAGACAACAACAccaacaataaaatatttcagtactGAAATTTCCCAAGTGACTCCAACTGGTGCAGTCATGATGTATGCCCCAACATCCATACCCAtggaaaaaacccacaaagtaAATGCCAGCTACCCACATGTGTCTAGCACCAATGAAGCTAAAAGAGATTCAGTGACTACATCGTCACTTTCAGATGCTATCACCAAGCCACCCATGACTATTATAGCCACTACAAGGTTTTCAAGAAGGAAAATTCCCTGGCATCAGAACTTTGTAAATAACCATTACCCAAAAGGCAGATTAAGGAATCAACATAAAGTTAGTTTACAAAAAAGCACAGCTGTGATACTTCCTAAAACATCTCCTGCTTTACCCAGAGGCAAAGTCTCCCCCTTCTATTTCACCACACTTTCAGCAAGTGTGATGCAAATTCCATCCAATACCTTGACTACAACTCACCACACTACCACCAAAACACACAATTCTGGAAGTCTTCCAACAATGAAGGAGCTTCCCTTCCCACCCCTTAACTCTATGCTCCCTAATATAAGCAAAGACTCAAATACAATAAGCATCATATCAACGCAAACAGCAATACCAGCAACAACTCCTACCTTCCCTGCATCTGTCATCACTTATGAAACCCAAACAGAGAGATCCAGAGCACCAACAGTACCAAGAGAACAGGAACCTCAAAAGAACAGGACTGACCCATACATCTCTCCAGACCAGAGTTCTGGCTTCACTACTTCCACTGCTATGACGCCTCCTGTTTTAACCACAGCTGAAATTTCAGTCAAGCCCAGTGTTTCTGCATTCACTCATTCCCCACCAGAAAACACAACTGGAATTTCAAGCACAATCAGTTTTCATTCAAGAACTCTTAATCTAACAGATGTGATTGAAGAACTAGCCCAAGTGAGTATTCAGACTTTGAAGAGCACAATTTCTTCTGAAACAACATTGTCCAGCAAATCACACCAGAGTACCACAACTAGGAAAGCAATCATTAGACACTCAACCATGCCACCATTCCTGAGCAGCAGTGCTACTCTAATGCCAGTTCCCATCTCCCCTCCCTTTACTCAGAGAGCGGTTACTGACAACATGGAAACTCCCATTTCCGGGCTTATGACAAATGCAGTGGTCAAGCTGCACGAACCCTCAAGGCACAATGCTAAATCACAGCAATTAGTAGCAGAGGGTGCAACATCTCCCAAGGCTCACCCAAATGCCAAGTTTACAATTGGAACCACTCACTTCATCTACTCTAATCTGTTACATTCTACTCCCATGCCAGCACTAATAACAGTTAAATCACAGAATTCTAAATTAACTCCATCTCCCTGGGCAGAAAAACAGTTTTGGCACAAACTATACTCAGAAATTGCTGAAAAAGTCAAAAAGCCAGAAGTAAGCATGTTGACCACTACAGGCCTGCCAGAGGTCACCACTCTTGCTTCAGATTGGGATGGACAGAAGAGTGACTTTGATAAGAAACTAGTTCAAGAAGCAACAACTTCCAAACTCCTTCCCTTTGACTCTTTGTCTAGGAATATATTTGAAAAGCCCAGAATAGTTGGAGGTAAAGCTGCAAGTTTTACTATTCCAGCTAACTCAGATGCCTTTCTTCCCTGTGAAGCTGTTGGAAATCCCCTGCCCACCATTCGTTGGACCAGAGTCCCATCAG GACTTGATTTATCTAAGAGGAAACAGAATAGCAGGGTGGAGGTTCTCCCCAATGGTACCCTGTCCATCCAGCGGGTGGAAATTCAGGACCGTGGACAGTACTTGTGTTCCGCATCCAATCTGTTTGGCACAGACCACCTACGTGTCACCTTGTCTGTGGTTTCCTATCCTCCCAGGATCCTGGAGAGACGTACCAAAGAGATCACAGTTCATTCTGGAAGCACTGTGGAACTGAAGTGCAGAGCAGAAGGTAGGCCAAACCCTACAGTTACCTGGATTCTTGCAAACCAAACAGTGGTCTCAGAATCATCCCAGGGAAGTAGGCAGGCCGTGGTGACAGTTGATGGAACACTGGTCATCCACAATCTCAGTATTTATGACCGTGGCTTTTACAAATGTGTGGCCAGCAACCCAGCTGGCCAGGATTCACTGCTGGTTAAAATACAAGTCATTGCAGCACCACCTGTTATTCTAGAGCAAAAGAGGCAAGTCATTGTAGGCACTTGGGGTGAAAGTTTAAAACTGCCTTGTACTGCAAAAGGAACTCCTGAGCCCAGCGTTTACTGGGTCCTCTCTGATGGCACTGAAGTTAAACCATTACAGTTTACCAATTCCAAGTTGTTCTTATTTTCAAATGGGACTTTGTATATAAGAAACCTAGCCTCTTCAGACAGGGGCACTTATGAATGCATCGCTACCAGTACCACTGGTTCGGAGCGAAGAGTAGTAATGCTTACAATGGAAGAGCGAGTGACCAGCCCCAGGATAGAAGTTGCATCTCAGAAAAGGACTGAAGTGAATTTTGGGGACAAATTACTACTGAACTGCTCAGCTACTGGGGAACCCAAACCCCAAATAATGTGGAGGTTACCATCCAAGGCTGTGGTCGACCAGCAGCATAG AATGGGCAGCCGGATCCACGTCTACCCAAATGGATCCCTGTTTATTGGATCAGTAACAGAAAAAGACAGTGGTGTCTACTTGTGTGTGGCAAGAAACAAAATGGGGGATGATCTGATACTGATGTATGTCAGCCTAAGACTGAAACCTGCCAAAATTGACCACAAGCGGTATTTTAGAAAGCAAGTGCTCCATGGGAAAGATTTCCAAGTAGATTGTAAAGCTTCTGGCTCTCCAACGCCAGAGATATCTTGGAGTTTGCCCGATGGAACCATGATCAACAATGCAATGCAAGCCGATGACAGTGGCCACAGGACCAGGAGATATACCCTTTTCAACAATGGAACTTTATACTTCAACAAAGTTGGGGTAGCAGAGGAAGGAGATTATACTTGCTATGCCCAGAACACCCTAGGGAAGGATGAAATGAAGGTCCACTTAACAGTTATAACGGCTGCTCCCCGGATAAGGCAGGGTAACAAAACCAACGAGAGAATCAAAGCTGGAGACACAGCTGTCCTTGACTGTGAGGTCACTGGCGATcccaaaccaaaaatattttggttGCTGCCTTCCAACGACATGATTTCCTTCTCCATTGATAGGTACACATTTCATGTCAATGGGTCTTTGAccatcaacaaagtgaaactgCTCGATTCTGGAGAGTACGTATGTGTAGCCCGAAATCCCAGTGGGGATGACACCAAAATGTACAAACTGGAAGTTGTCTCTAAACCTCCATTAATCAATGGACTGTATACAAACAGAACTGTTATTAAAGCCACAGCCGTGAGACATTCCAAAAAACACTTTGACTGCAGAGCTGAAGGGACACCATCTCCTGAAGTCATGTGGATCATGCCAGACAGTATTCTCCTCACAGCCCCATACTATGGAAGCAGAATCACAGTCTATACAAATGGAACCTTGGAAATTAGGAATGTGAGGCTTTCAGATTCAGCTGATTTTATCTGTGTGGCCCGAAATGAAGGTGGAGAGAGCGTGCTGGTGGTACAGTTAGAAGTACTGGAAATGCTGAGAAGACCGACATTCAGAAAtccatttaatgaaaaaatagttGCCCAACTGGGAAAGTCCACAGCATTGAATTGCTCTGTTGATGGTAACCCACCACCTGAAATAATCTGGATTTTACCAAATGGAACACGATTTTCCAATGGACCACAAGGCTATCAGTATCTGATAGCAAGCAATGGTTCTTTCATCATTTATAAAACAACTCGGGAGGATGCAGGAAAATATCGCTGTGCAGCTAGGAATAAAGTTGGCTATATTGAGAAATTAGTCATATTAGAAATTGGCCAGAAGCCAGTTATTCTTACATATGCACCAGGGACAGTAAAAGGCATCAGTGGAGAGTCTCTATCACTGCATTGTGTGTCTGATGGAATCCCTAAGCCAAATATCAAATGGACTATGCCAAGTGGTTATGTTGTGGACAGGCCTCAAACTAATGGGAAATACATATTGCATGACAATGGCACATTAGTCATCAAAGAAGCAACAGCTTATGACAGAGGCAACTATATCTGTAAGGCTCAAAATAGTGTTGGTCATACACTGATTACTGTTCCAGTAATGATTGTAGCCTACCCTCCCCGAATTACAAATCGTCCACCCACAAGTATTGTCACCAGGACAGGGGCAGCCTTTCAGCTCCACTGTGTGGCCCTGGGAGTTCCCAAGCCAGAAATCACGTGGGAGATGCCTGCCCACTCCCTTCTCTCAACAGCAAGTAAAGAGAGGACACGTGGAAGCAAGCAGCTTCACTTACAAGGTACCCTAGTCATTCAGAATCCCCAAACCTCTGATTCTGGGATATACAAATGCACAGCAAAGAATCCACTTGGTAGTGATTATGCAGCAACGTATATTCAAGTAATCTGA
- the IGSF10 gene encoding immunoglobulin superfamily member 10 isoform X2 — MVESIRLENQPCDLRMGSRIHVYPNGSLFIGSVTEKDSGVYLCVARNKMGDDLILMYVSLRLKPAKIDHKRYFRKQVLHGKDFQVDCKASGSPTPEISWSLPDGTMINNAMQADDSGHRTRRYTLFNNGTLYFNKVGVAEEGDYTCYAQNTLGKDEMKVHLTVITAAPRIRQGNKTNERIKAGDTAVLDCEVTGDPKPKIFWLLPSNDMISFSIDRYTFHVNGSLTINKVKLLDSGEYVCVARNPSGDDTKMYKLEVVSKPPLINGLYTNRTVIKATAVRHSKKHFDCRAEGTPSPEVMWIMPDSILLTAPYYGSRITVYTNGTLEIRNVRLSDSADFICVARNEGGESVLVVQLEVLEMLRRPTFRNPFNEKIVAQLGKSTALNCSVDGNPPPEIIWILPNGTRFSNGPQGYQYLIASNGSFIIYKTTREDAGKYRCAARNKVGYIEKLVILEIGQKPVILTYAPGTVKGISGESLSLHCVSDGIPKPNIKWTMPSGYVVDRPQTNGKYILHDNGTLVIKEATAYDRGNYICKAQNSVGHTLITVPVMIVAYPPRITNRPPTSIVTRTGAAFQLHCVALGVPKPEITWEMPAHSLLSTASKERTRGSKQLHLQGTLVIQNPQTSDSGIYKCTAKNPLGSDYAATYIQVI, encoded by the exons ATGGTGGAAAGCATAAGGCTTGAGAACCAGCCCTGTGACCTAAG AATGGGCAGCCGGATCCACGTCTACCCAAATGGATCCCTGTTTATTGGATCAGTAACAGAAAAAGACAGTGGTGTCTACTTGTGTGTGGCAAGAAACAAAATGGGGGATGATCTGATACTGATGTATGTCAGCCTAAGACTGAAACCTGCCAAAATTGACCACAAGCGGTATTTTAGAAAGCAAGTGCTCCATGGGAAAGATTTCCAAGTAGATTGTAAAGCTTCTGGCTCTCCAACGCCAGAGATATCTTGGAGTTTGCCCGATGGAACCATGATCAACAATGCAATGCAAGCCGATGACAGTGGCCACAGGACCAGGAGATATACCCTTTTCAACAATGGAACTTTATACTTCAACAAAGTTGGGGTAGCAGAGGAAGGAGATTATACTTGCTATGCCCAGAACACCCTAGGGAAGGATGAAATGAAGGTCCACTTAACAGTTATAACGGCTGCTCCCCGGATAAGGCAGGGTAACAAAACCAACGAGAGAATCAAAGCTGGAGACACAGCTGTCCTTGACTGTGAGGTCACTGGCGATcccaaaccaaaaatattttggttGCTGCCTTCCAACGACATGATTTCCTTCTCCATTGATAGGTACACATTTCATGTCAATGGGTCTTTGAccatcaacaaagtgaaactgCTCGATTCTGGAGAGTACGTATGTGTAGCCCGAAATCCCAGTGGGGATGACACCAAAATGTACAAACTGGAAGTTGTCTCTAAACCTCCATTAATCAATGGACTGTATACAAACAGAACTGTTATTAAAGCCACAGCCGTGAGACATTCCAAAAAACACTTTGACTGCAGAGCTGAAGGGACACCATCTCCTGAAGTCATGTGGATCATGCCAGACAGTATTCTCCTCACAGCCCCATACTATGGAAGCAGAATCACAGTCTATACAAATGGAACCTTGGAAATTAGGAATGTGAGGCTTTCAGATTCAGCTGATTTTATCTGTGTGGCCCGAAATGAAGGTGGAGAGAGCGTGCTGGTGGTACAGTTAGAAGTACTGGAAATGCTGAGAAGACCGACATTCAGAAAtccatttaatgaaaaaatagttGCCCAACTGGGAAAGTCCACAGCATTGAATTGCTCTGTTGATGGTAACCCACCACCTGAAATAATCTGGATTTTACCAAATGGAACACGATTTTCCAATGGACCACAAGGCTATCAGTATCTGATAGCAAGCAATGGTTCTTTCATCATTTATAAAACAACTCGGGAGGATGCAGGAAAATATCGCTGTGCAGCTAGGAATAAAGTTGGCTATATTGAGAAATTAGTCATATTAGAAATTGGCCAGAAGCCAGTTATTCTTACATATGCACCAGGGACAGTAAAAGGCATCAGTGGAGAGTCTCTATCACTGCATTGTGTGTCTGATGGAATCCCTAAGCCAAATATCAAATGGACTATGCCAAGTGGTTATGTTGTGGACAGGCCTCAAACTAATGGGAAATACATATTGCATGACAATGGCACATTAGTCATCAAAGAAGCAACAGCTTATGACAGAGGCAACTATATCTGTAAGGCTCAAAATAGTGTTGGTCATACACTGATTACTGTTCCAGTAATGATTGTAGCCTACCCTCCCCGAATTACAAATCGTCCACCCACAAGTATTGTCACCAGGACAGGGGCAGCCTTTCAGCTCCACTGTGTGGCCCTGGGAGTTCCCAAGCCAGAAATCACGTGGGAGATGCCTGCCCACTCCCTTCTCTCAACAGCAAGTAAAGAGAGGACACGTGGAAGCAAGCAGCTTCACTTACAAGGTACCCTAGTCATTCAGAATCCCCAAACCTCTGATTCTGGGATATACAAATGCACAGCAAAGAATCCACTTGGTAGTGATTATGCAGCAACGTATATTCAAGTAATCTGA
- the IGSF10 gene encoding immunoglobulin superfamily member 10 isoform X3, with protein MGSRIHVYPNGSLFIGSVTEKDSGVYLCVARNKMGDDLILMYVSLRLKPAKIDHKRYFRKQVLHGKDFQVDCKASGSPTPEISWSLPDGTMINNAMQADDSGHRTRRYTLFNNGTLYFNKVGVAEEGDYTCYAQNTLGKDEMKVHLTVITAAPRIRQGNKTNERIKAGDTAVLDCEVTGDPKPKIFWLLPSNDMISFSIDRYTFHVNGSLTINKVKLLDSGEYVCVARNPSGDDTKMYKLEVVSKPPLINGLYTNRTVIKATAVRHSKKHFDCRAEGTPSPEVMWIMPDSILLTAPYYGSRITVYTNGTLEIRNVRLSDSADFICVARNEGGESVLVVQLEVLEMLRRPTFRNPFNEKIVAQLGKSTALNCSVDGNPPPEIIWILPNGTRFSNGPQGYQYLIASNGSFIIYKTTREDAGKYRCAARNKVGYIEKLVILEIGQKPVILTYAPGTVKGISGESLSLHCVSDGIPKPNIKWTMPSGYVVDRPQTNGKYILHDNGTLVIKEATAYDRGNYICKAQNSVGHTLITVPVMIVAYPPRITNRPPTSIVTRTGAAFQLHCVALGVPKPEITWEMPAHSLLSTASKERTRGSKQLHLQGTLVIQNPQTSDSGIYKCTAKNPLGSDYAATYIQVI; from the coding sequence ATGGGCAGCCGGATCCACGTCTACCCAAATGGATCCCTGTTTATTGGATCAGTAACAGAAAAAGACAGTGGTGTCTACTTGTGTGTGGCAAGAAACAAAATGGGGGATGATCTGATACTGATGTATGTCAGCCTAAGACTGAAACCTGCCAAAATTGACCACAAGCGGTATTTTAGAAAGCAAGTGCTCCATGGGAAAGATTTCCAAGTAGATTGTAAAGCTTCTGGCTCTCCAACGCCAGAGATATCTTGGAGTTTGCCCGATGGAACCATGATCAACAATGCAATGCAAGCCGATGACAGTGGCCACAGGACCAGGAGATATACCCTTTTCAACAATGGAACTTTATACTTCAACAAAGTTGGGGTAGCAGAGGAAGGAGATTATACTTGCTATGCCCAGAACACCCTAGGGAAGGATGAAATGAAGGTCCACTTAACAGTTATAACGGCTGCTCCCCGGATAAGGCAGGGTAACAAAACCAACGAGAGAATCAAAGCTGGAGACACAGCTGTCCTTGACTGTGAGGTCACTGGCGATcccaaaccaaaaatattttggttGCTGCCTTCCAACGACATGATTTCCTTCTCCATTGATAGGTACACATTTCATGTCAATGGGTCTTTGAccatcaacaaagtgaaactgCTCGATTCTGGAGAGTACGTATGTGTAGCCCGAAATCCCAGTGGGGATGACACCAAAATGTACAAACTGGAAGTTGTCTCTAAACCTCCATTAATCAATGGACTGTATACAAACAGAACTGTTATTAAAGCCACAGCCGTGAGACATTCCAAAAAACACTTTGACTGCAGAGCTGAAGGGACACCATCTCCTGAAGTCATGTGGATCATGCCAGACAGTATTCTCCTCACAGCCCCATACTATGGAAGCAGAATCACAGTCTATACAAATGGAACCTTGGAAATTAGGAATGTGAGGCTTTCAGATTCAGCTGATTTTATCTGTGTGGCCCGAAATGAAGGTGGAGAGAGCGTGCTGGTGGTACAGTTAGAAGTACTGGAAATGCTGAGAAGACCGACATTCAGAAAtccatttaatgaaaaaatagttGCCCAACTGGGAAAGTCCACAGCATTGAATTGCTCTGTTGATGGTAACCCACCACCTGAAATAATCTGGATTTTACCAAATGGAACACGATTTTCCAATGGACCACAAGGCTATCAGTATCTGATAGCAAGCAATGGTTCTTTCATCATTTATAAAACAACTCGGGAGGATGCAGGAAAATATCGCTGTGCAGCTAGGAATAAAGTTGGCTATATTGAGAAATTAGTCATATTAGAAATTGGCCAGAAGCCAGTTATTCTTACATATGCACCAGGGACAGTAAAAGGCATCAGTGGAGAGTCTCTATCACTGCATTGTGTGTCTGATGGAATCCCTAAGCCAAATATCAAATGGACTATGCCAAGTGGTTATGTTGTGGACAGGCCTCAAACTAATGGGAAATACATATTGCATGACAATGGCACATTAGTCATCAAAGAAGCAACAGCTTATGACAGAGGCAACTATATCTGTAAGGCTCAAAATAGTGTTGGTCATACACTGATTACTGTTCCAGTAATGATTGTAGCCTACCCTCCCCGAATTACAAATCGTCCACCCACAAGTATTGTCACCAGGACAGGGGCAGCCTTTCAGCTCCACTGTGTGGCCCTGGGAGTTCCCAAGCCAGAAATCACGTGGGAGATGCCTGCCCACTCCCTTCTCTCAACAGCAAGTAAAGAGAGGACACGTGGAAGCAAGCAGCTTCACTTACAAGGTACCCTAGTCATTCAGAATCCCCAAACCTCTGATTCTGGGATATACAAATGCACAGCAAAGAATCCACTTGGTAGTGATTATGCAGCAACGTATATTCAAGTAATCTGA